From the Pseudobacteriovorax antillogorgiicola genome, the window CGCTTCTGGGTTTGATTTGGAATCACTGTCGGAATCTTTGCTAAGATCTACTGTACATGCCGAAAATACTAAGAAGGGAACACAAAATCGAATCATTGTTAATTTTGCCACGACTGAAGCCTCTGTAGTTATATAGGACCGAGTTTGGATCGATATCGGCTTAGACTTTAGGAAACATTAGGGTTGACATCTCTAGATTATAAACCCCTGATTTCATGATAGAAAAAAGGGGCTCTGGGGCCCGGTTTTCAAGAAGGCGTGCATGTTAGCTGCCAAGAGGATTACAATTGCCTATAAGTTTAAAGCTCCGGGTCTGCTCCAGCATTTAAAAGCAGTTTAACCATATCCTCATACCCGTAACTTTTTGCAACGGCATATGGAGTGTTTCTCCAGCTAGCATTAACAATATTAACTTGAGCCCCCAGATCTATAAATAGTTTAGCAAGCTCTAGCTCATTAGACCTAGCTGCTTCAAAAAGTGCTGTATTTCCATAGGCTGAAACCGCTCTCGCATCAGCCCCAAGAGCTACAAGATCTTCGATTATATCTAATTTTTCTTGGTAGTCAGGACGCCATCGCGATAAATTATTCATAATACAAGTTAAGAAGTCGCGACCAATGTAATCGACTGCTTTGATATCGAACTGCCCTTGATTCATCATAAATCGAATCAGTTCAACACTTTTATAATTCATGGCCTCATGGAGTGGTGAGAAACCACTATTTACTACAAACTGGGCTCCCTTTCCTAAGAGATATCCAGCAACAGCTAGGTCATTAGTATAGTATAGAGGGTTCCCTTGGTATTCTGAGTAAACCCATTCACCTTGATTGTTCTGAATGGCTGGACCTTTACCTCTTTTTGATTCAATATCAGCACCAGCCTCGACTAGAATTTTAACCTGTTCAAGGTTATTGTTACGAGCTGCAATATGAAGAGCAGTAGCACCGTTAAATGCGTATCTATCTTCCACTTCTTTCCTAGCTTCTATATCTAATCCGATTCCGAGAAAACTAAGTAGCTGCGCCGGACTTAACAATTCAATGATGTAGGGCAGGCTATCTCTTGAAACCAAACTCTTTTTGATGAGGGTTTGTTCAAAGCCATTCTTGATCGCTAACGTCAAGGCTGACTCCCCTAACAAAGATCTGGCACCTCCTGTTGCACCGGCTTCAGACAGCATCCCAATAAGCTTATGGTGCTTCAAGTGGACGGCATAGTTTAAGACATCGTTGCCAAAGCGATTGCGAAGATTTACATCAGCTCCTGCATTTAATAGCAGTTGTGCTGATTTCGTATATCTATTCATAACAGCGAACATAAGAGCTGAGAAACCATCAGTTGTTTGTGAATTAACATCAAAATCACCTTGACTAAGGAGAGATCTTATACGATTCGTATCTCCGAATAGTGCGGCTTGCATAAGTGAATTAAGCCCTGCATTGCCTTGCTGATCTTCAATGTAAGTACAACTTAGATCTAAGGCAGTAGACTCTTCTTCATCAAAATACTCAGGAATGTAGTTATATAGGTCTGCAAGAAGATACCCTTGGTATTGTCTGCCACTCACCCTTTGTAAATCTATGAAAGCTCCCAAAGCATCCCAATCGTTTTGGACATCCTGCTGATAGGTACTAGCAAATGGCTCCCATTGGAAGTCGTCTGTATAGCCAGTGAAAATGAACATTTTGCCTTCACTATCGTAGGACACTAGAGTGTGATTTTTATGATCCATTTTGATAATGCTCATTCTAGGACTTAGAAAGTTGGAGCCATCACCTTCTAGCAACTTATCAACACCTAGTTGACAGTCAAAAACTATCGGATGGGCTTCAATATCTGCAACATCGTGGACCCTATCGGGAAACACATCAATGTCTAGTGTTTTATTAACACCTCCATGCCCATTATTGGCAACAAAGACAAAGGGGAGTAGAGCCCATACAGGCTTTAAACTAAATTTCATCATTTCTCCTTTTATTTTTACAAAAACTCCCGCCATAGTCTTCTTGGGGGGAGAGCTTTCAAAAGCAGGTTGGAGACCTTAACTCATTTTGATCGAAAGTTTTGCAAGGAATCTATTTTTTCACCGAATTTTGTACACCAGAGCAGAACATCCCATTTAGATTTAGCATCAAAGTTAGCCTACTTCATTACTGACATAATTGTCCTACCCTCTTTGGAGAATTTTAGCTAATTTTGCCAACGGATGAGCCACTTTTCTTAGAAAAATTTAGTTTTCAAACCTCCTATTTCTTTTACAAGACAGAGGTTTTTATTAGATACTTAACGGACGTCCCTATAGTTCTAACAAAGGAGTGCCATCATGCTAAAGTTAATAGTCTATCCTAAAGGCCCCGACCCGAAACTCATAAATCCAAGCCCTTTTTGTGCTAAAAGCGAAGTATTTCTCCGAATGGCTCACGTGGAGCACAAGATTGAGGAATTCGCAGGCAATCCTGCAAAGTTTGCCAAGAAGAAGCTTCCGGTCTTAGAAATCAAGCCTGGTGAGTATATCTGCGACTCATACTTCATCCAGAAGTATCTGGAAAACCAATTTTCGGCCAAGCTCGATCAACACCTATCCCCTGACATGCACGCTGAGGGATTCGCCTTTACTAAGATGCTAGAGGAGTTTTTCTACTGGGCTCTCCTTCACGAACGGTGGTTTATCGACGAAAATTGGGTGAAGCTCCGAGACTCATACTTTGGCCATATTCCGGCAATCCTTCGAAAATTTCTCGCTGGCATGATCCGCAAATCCAGTTTCAAATCTGCTTGGGGCCATGGAATGAGTCGCCATAGCGATCAGGATATATTAAGTCTTGGGTCCGAATGTCTCAAGCACTTGGCACATTACCTGGGCCAAAAGCCTTACATTCTGGGAGATCAAGTAAGTAGCTACGATGCAACAAGCTATGCATTTATCGCTAGTGTGCTTCACTCTCATCTGGGCCCTGAGCTACGCAAGTCTGCTGAGTCTTACCATTATCTTCGAGATTACGATCAGCGGATGTATCAGCGCGTATTTGAAGGTCAGTCAGCCACTCAAGAGGAGCCATCGCGGCGTCAAGCCAAGTCTTGAAAGGTGACTTATTGCACCAATCCAATAAGACCTCTTCTAAGAGAGAATTAGAGAGTCACGAACTCTTGCTAGTCTGGGTTTTCCTAGAACTTTCCAAGGTAGACCTACCAATTGGAAAGGCTAAGCTTCCAAGCCTAATCCTGGGCATCTCTCTTGCATAACTATTGATGCAAGGAAAGGAGGTGATCATATGAAGCAACTATGGAATCAGAAATTGCTCATCATGTTGACTGTCACGGTGATGATCAATCCACTTCTCCTCAGTAAATCAATAGCAGGACCTGGTCGCAGTGGATTGCGCATGTACGAGCCAGCGTCAGAGATCAAGGTGCATGGTGTTATACAAGACATTGTGTATAGACCGTCCAAGTATCGCCCAGGTACCGGAATGCACCTCAGGCTGCTAGTGAATGGCAAGGAGTGGTTTGTCCACCTTGGCCCCAAAGCATTTTTCGAAGAGAGTGAAATGCAGCTAGCAGTGGGGGACAAAGCCTTAGTAACCGGCGCTGTCAGTCAGCAAAACGGGAAGCAATTCCTTATCGCCCGCGAGATTCAGAAGCAAGGGCAAGCTCTAATCATCAGGGATGAGATGGGCCGATCGCACTTCCGCAGGCGCTAGAAACTTTTTCTATCGGTAAGAATTCGAATGGCTTACATGGAGTTCCCTGTAAGCCACTTTCGATCCTACTAGCCAAATCCTACTAGGAGAAAGAAATATCAATTGATCTACAAGATAACTCTCACAGATAATTTTTATCATTAAATGCCATAGATTATAGAAAGATCACGGGATGCAGCCTAAAGATCTCTGGTTAGGCCCTTCAGATAGCACAGAATATTGACTTGTCTTCCCAGGGTTATCATTAGCAAGAAGAGAAACCCTCAGCGAAACCTCAATTCGAAGATATCTTAGCCGATCTCAGCCTAGTCTTTGATGCTTGATGAACCAATGAGGATATCATGAAAAAAGGAATTATAATACCAGCCCTGGTCTCAATGATGGGCCTTGTGTCTTGTGGAGACTCCTCCGACGATAGCAGTGGCGATAGCGCCTCCACCCGAACCACCACCGGTACTGTAGAAGCATCCACTGTTTCTGACCTTGGTTTGACTGGTGCCTTAAGTCTGGACCTACCGGACGCCCTCGAAGATACGTCCTCTTCACTCCGGCTACAAGGCAGCAAATCCATGGAAGCCTGTTTAATGCGGGCTAGTGCTAAGCAATTGATTACCCAGATTCAAATGGCTGCGAGTACCTTATGTCACGTGGAAGCCGAGGGCTCGACAATTCCTTGGAATACAGCTGTAATCCTAGACTTCAGTTCCCTGGAAGCTGCGGCCCTAACGAAGCGAGCAGCTCTTCAAGGAGACACTCCTCCTGATCTAGGCGATCTTCCTGAAGGCGGTGAAATCGGAGAAGAAGGCGCTCCCACGGGTGCTGGTGGAGACGATTTCTCAATGCCTATGCTAGGTATCTATACGGACGATACTGATGGTGACAACGTCTCCATCTACATCTGTGAAGGAGAGGATGAAAGCAGCATGACGCTAGTTCAGTCTTTCACCATCACGGGATCAAAGACGGTTACTAATGCAGCTGGCGAATCAGTAAAAGCCAGCAAGGGTACCATGCACATGGGTATGTCGGATGACACATTTGGTACCTTCAAGGGTGCGATTGCTTACGACAACAATTTCACAGTGACAGACACCAATAGCATGAGCATGGAAGTTAAGTTTGAATTCGATGGTTTCTCATTCGCGCAGAAGTTTGGCTTCGACGAAAATAGCAGCATTTCGACAGTGTCCATCTCTGAAACTGGCACCATGGATTTTGGTGATGGCGATCCGTTCACCTTTAAGAATGCTGGAATCGGTGCATTTGATGCCGACAATGGTCACGTGTTCTACTCCTACGAAGGCTTCGGGGATACTTTCGCAACCCGAGCTTGTGTTGACAGCGAGAGCTACCTTGTCGATTGTACTGATACCAAGCTCCAATCTGGCGGCGCACTATATCTAACAACCGACGACGTCCCCACAGTTTTAACAAGCTCCTTTACTCCAGCGGAGCCTTCTGGCTTTGACTGTAGCGCACAAACCTGGACAACTGTGACACCTGCTACTGACGACGCAACAATCGCTGCACACGAAGCCTGTGATGAAGACCTCATTTCAAGTATCAGCGAAGACGATAGTATGTCTGCCTGCTTTACAGGATATGCCCAAAGCGATGAACCAGCGACAATCGTTTTTGAAGAAGAAGAATCTTCAGGCCCTGCTGTGGAAGTGGAAGCACCAACTGCAGAATAATGATAGACAATCACTGAGCGCTTAGTTAGCTAAGGCTAGGCGAATCCAAGGCCTGCTCACCTGAGTAGGCCTTTTATATTTTTGTCGTAACAATTTATTTTAGGCCTTTCCTTTAGAGCCTAATTGCTACTCATCGATAGATATCGATCCATACTTCCTTCTTCCTATCAGACGTAATAGAATTGTCCGAGCTATCGCTAAACCATGCTCGTGAGGTCTGCAAAGATGCTAGCTAGGCTCGTGGTCCTGATGGCTATCGCCTCCAGGCCTGCCTTAGGCGGGGAAATAGACGTAGATGACCTGCTAGCTTTGCCCCTAGAGGAAGTACTGAATCTACGCATCACGCCCCGGAAGGTAGAAGAAAGCGTCCAAAATAGCAGTCTTTCAGTCACTGCTATTGGTCCTCATCAACTCGATCTATTCCAGCTAGATGATATTCAAGACTTGGGCCCTCATATCCCTGGGCTTGTGCTGGGACTTTCGGGCTACGACCAAAGACCTTCCATGCGAGGCGCACGCTCCCGGCAGATCAATCACAATGATGTGTCAACGCCCATATATATTGACGGTATCTACCGTCCTCGCCACGCACAAGCATCACTGCCCTTCTTTGACCTAGCTCAGATCGAAGTGCTCCGAGGCCCCCAAGGAACTCTCTATGGCAGAAACTCCTTTGGTGGCGCGATTAATGTATTTTCTCACCCAGCTGAAAAAATTTCAGAAGTAAAGACATCAATCCGAATGGGGAGCTACCAAAGGCAACGCTACACTCTCATTGTTAATCAAGCTCTTAGTGAGACCGTTCAAGTTAGAGCATCACTACTATCGGATCAACACACCCCATACGTAGAAAATAACTACAATTCCTCTGCTGGATACAAGGACAAGGATTCGCTGTACGGCCGAGCAAAGTTAGCTTGGCAATTGAACTCTAAGCTAGATTTCGAACTGCAAGTCAGTCAATGGAACGAGGCCAGCAATGGCAACGGCGCTTATGGCTATCGACTCATCGGCACTCCATTGAACCCTAGCACTGGTCTTAGCAACGGTTCCTTTCCTGTCGCTCCAAGGATTGGCACAGATACAAGCTGTAGTGGAACTTGTGGAAGGTTCGGTGCAGGAGCCGATGATGCTGCAACCCCGGTACCTGAGGACGTCTTTACTGTCAGCAACAACTTAGTGCCAAGACAAGAAATCACGGAACAAGCTTTCCTGCTCAAGTCTCAATACCAAACGGGTGATCTTCAAGTTCGTCTTCTCCTTGGCCAGGTAGAATTTGACGATCGTCGAAGAGCTGACTCCGACTTCTCACCCTATGAATCATTTGAAGAGGGCTATCGGTTAATATCTAGCTCTCAGTCCGCAGAACTTCAGATAATTCTCAAAAGCTGGAATGGCCTTTCTCTCGTGATCGGCAGTTACCTTTTCCAAGAGGATCTAGACTATACCTTTATCTTTAAAAATCTATATCCGCAGGTCGACAATCGGGCCGACACCAACCAAACACCCTTGAATGAATACCCCAGCTGGCTCGATACAAACAGAGTGGAAACTAGCTCTCAAGCCTACTTCACTCATATTAAGCAGGCGCTAACAGAAAAGCTACATTTGATCCTAGGAGCTCGTCACACCGAAGATT encodes:
- a CDS encoding ankyrin repeat domain-containing protein — translated: MKFSLKPVWALLPFVFVANNGHGGVNKTLDIDVFPDRVHDVADIEAHPIVFDCQLGVDKLLEGDGSNFLSPRMSIIKMDHKNHTLVSYDSEGKMFIFTGYTDDFQWEPFASTYQQDVQNDWDALGAFIDLQRVSGRQYQGYLLADLYNYIPEYFDEEESTALDLSCTYIEDQQGNAGLNSLMQAALFGDTNRIRSLLSQGDFDVNSQTTDGFSALMFAVMNRYTKSAQLLLNAGADVNLRNRFGNDVLNYAVHLKHHKLIGMLSEAGATGGARSLLGESALTLAIKNGFEQTLIKKSLVSRDSLPYIIELLSPAQLLSFLGIGLDIEARKEVEDRYAFNGATALHIAARNNNLEQVKILVEAGADIESKRGKGPAIQNNQGEWVYSEYQGNPLYYTNDLAVAGYLLGKGAQFVVNSGFSPLHEAMNYKSVELIRFMMNQGQFDIKAVDYIGRDFLTCIMNNLSRWRPDYQEKLDIIEDLVALGADARAVSAYGNTALFEAARSNELELAKLFIDLGAQVNIVNASWRNTPYAVAKSYGYEDMVKLLLNAGADPEL
- a CDS encoding glutathione S-transferase family protein, which produces MLKLIVYPKGPDPKLINPSPFCAKSEVFLRMAHVEHKIEEFAGNPAKFAKKKLPVLEIKPGEYICDSYFIQKYLENQFSAKLDQHLSPDMHAEGFAFTKMLEEFFYWALLHERWFIDENWVKLRDSYFGHIPAILRKFLAGMIRKSSFKSAWGHGMSRHSDQDILSLGSECLKHLAHYLGQKPYILGDQVSSYDATSYAFIASVLHSHLGPELRKSAESYHYLRDYDQRMYQRVFEGQSATQEEPSRRQAKS
- a CDS encoding TonB-dependent receptor; translation: MRSAKMLARLVVLMAIASRPALGGEIDVDDLLALPLEEVLNLRITPRKVEESVQNSSLSVTAIGPHQLDLFQLDDIQDLGPHIPGLVLGLSGYDQRPSMRGARSRQINHNDVSTPIYIDGIYRPRHAQASLPFFDLAQIEVLRGPQGTLYGRNSFGGAINVFSHPAEKISEVKTSIRMGSYQRQRYTLIVNQALSETVQVRASLLSDQHTPYVENNYNSSAGYKDKDSLYGRAKLAWQLNSKLDFELQVSQWNEASNGNGAYGYRLIGTPLNPSTGLSNGSFPVAPRIGTDTSCSGTCGRFGAGADDAATPVPEDVFTVSNNLVPRQEITEQAFLLKSQYQTGDLQVRLLLGQVEFDDRRRADSDFSPYESFEEGYRLISSSQSAELQIILKSWNGLSLVIGSYLFQEDLDYTFIFKNLYPQVDNRADTNQTPLNEYPSWLDTNRVETSSQAYFTHIKQALTEKLHLILGARHTEDSRRWSARGINPNDLTKLDFDIPLFDGRSKTFSNFSYKGGLDITISPNLLFYGFYSTGFLAGNTNLRFSAPTSYDSQKAKSIELGSKFLSSRRNLRLNLSLYENQFEDLLATGIDDLDGVAFTVEKNAGSIKAQGLEVELDYHLTPRLSLGFRGEWARTTYQDFIVGNGFEEGGETINGQDNLLRLDGLQVAFSPSRTATILATGHFDAPWGGKLSPAVLLYLSSEYRVTDEDYLFAKQAAYHTTEVNGRWTSLNHRFSISVFVKNLGNAEVLNYGNRFGGNVAGTGYQDPQTWGVELSAKY